The following are encoded together in the Acipenser ruthenus chromosome 24, fAciRut3.2 maternal haplotype, whole genome shotgun sequence genome:
- the LOC117429070 gene encoding centrosomal protein of 152 kDa-like isoform X1 has translation MSIDFDSAALQTQHEEEEYDREDYAREQELHKLLTDLPDDMLEDSRDVSSPELNYSVCSANGISGRPPQTWDLNNRQGVINTGGVDYEDGYIQDQYHEEYFNRNDNEHVNGHVNHAELHGNGWSEQQEGEDAHGYMYNHMGYEYLNTDAQDAAGSKDYSIDERFEQDPYVQTNPYHPPGTYQQHTGEEYNHDDQNVQRQQYQGFIATGNVGDKPMDGYKVNYNRYLPAVQPKTFNAEVNNKDAKFEQMQIEFLDPGTNSAESQQIAQFQVLYKARGRQLEELQQKLEDCSRDMRYLNHQLAIAKDEKEGLALTLQESGKLIKDGKEKEVQLSGQIKALEFQVQTLTANEEKNLEKQKVAEAALDSMQQQMMELCRSESLTRAREQHESILAALKEKHEDKVLALQQKLDAQSHALEEQKETCHRLREQIKQQERQQEEAKLEKVEIINRLAKSLEESQQQCTNLLQTGTVQELNQLRFQLQQAQSAKNISDSMNKSLQEELGELKEQITLYESAGKFGILSTDPCGESEAPMSDSYVELGIKNVNWKNTKFNSTSSVGRTDKSMSKDDMIMELKAELERFLGSFKVKRRKITQLQDELKQTRRQMQELKTQLEKAEKNAKDHEVRENGLEKQLETSVADKAAKEEVERLQSENQALQQVIEKLKHQIKELRNSKETLKSANQELCTEMRKMMQDFDQDKQETTERYEKTHQQHREDIVSHLRGELLQKHALEKEQLTQLYEEKIHYLEIKLSDLNQEMVGVQECYITVCKEKNLLEEDLRGKLEQEMALKENELKKQFSEENKHSLESFKSELEEKHRIFKATTKDQLMKEMKADLKQQVNTQVALAKVSWQDEQKQVEEAAILKAVHKVEEEWSQRLQKSINDIKHERLTDKRVQGCQTEQSSDAGGIPEEDMEEKMKAQRLKLQQEAEACQAIAVREAMKKTQGELEKKHQENVAKQVETAVSNAYTRWCNELNALPEYKASLQSEKEKWEKEHEQDVAKRISAVLKAAEERWKKTHLKEIDRMEASAKNTEEKALSLQRKLDHQKEEEAALIKAELAKAHAQWNREKREEINKIHEANEKDYRAFLEEHRSKLNEVVAVAKEDFERQKKELIIRKETDFKQILDRQQKEWSTQQAEKIEREKRQNEDEILIELEVLLGEIKELLVKDPNSQSQAPDKSSSTPKQAHNQYFGKLKACLVSTCKDVVSKVMDVSKQEWEKKSEEKLRCALTEEKLRHEQEMKAKEELGIHHNGQEQENELLSCSKHCIQKLEKSQKQCHDLRRNLEKACRQLQQTVRENKANVHKIKEYEETIKKEREEGLRRLQEVKASGKTAATGSQTEDKSEPCIQEGLEEIREQYLRAVCKIRGDMLRYIQESKTRAAEMIRVEVLRERQETARKMRTYYLTCLQQLLEDGGKKEGAEKKIMNAASKLAAMAKVLETPAPNRKCNKKDVVTGSVRRSESAAVNTKIFEENTLCALLDHKPKHSASKLPSMDTDQPNAQAADKDTLHSHFVQRGNVTATERNVSKAISAQVERNDVLSGVDQTGVFPHFKDVNRKLYSSAGQKSKDITCNSAVYHSQVSFGHAHLLNTVDSFGDTVSTQLTLRNQSKDMVPKGLDHCQSENCFAAESMSSLFDVQETPVRDGGPSDWSSVSLGTKLESNFPLSNYSANKTEPTRKHTTDIPPSVSSVFNTDDVYTSGTEFVAESHSVIPKCVPDVLSKPKSKTYQDPNAVGLNLPFTKKREPIPGSEREKVYRLYPKNLFSEVTAAQQDSGFDSPLLQK, from the exons ATGTCAATAGACTTTGACAGCGCGGCCCTACAAACTCAGCATGAAGAAGAAGAATATGACAGAGAAGACTATGCCAGAGAACAGGAG CTGCACAAGTTGTTGACTGATCTTCCTGATGATATGCTGGAGGACAGCAGAGATGTGTCCTCTCCAGAGCTCAATTATTCTGTTTGCAGTGCAAACGGGATCTCGGGCAG acCTCCACAAACATGGGATTTGAATAATCGTCAAGGAGTAATTAACACTGGAGGAGTG GATTATGAGGATGGCTACATTCAGGACCAGTACCATGAAGAATACTTTAATAGGAATGATAACGAGCATGTTAATGGACATGTTAACCATGCTGAGCTGCATGGTAATGGATGGAGTGAACAGCAGGAAGGGGAAGATGCACACGGGTATATGTATAACCACATGGGTTATGAGTACCTCAACACAGATGCTCAAGATGCTGCTGGTAGCAAGGATTACAGTATAGATGAAAGATTTGAACAAGATCCATATGTCCAAACCAATCCATATCACCCTCCTGGAACATACCAACAACATACCGGGGAAGAGTATAATCATGATGATCAAAATGTTCAGAGACAGCAGTATCAG GGTTTTATTGCAACCGGCAATGTGGGTGACAAACCTATGGACGGCTACAAAGTCAACTATAACCGATATCTACCTGCAGTGCAGCCTAAAACCTTCAATGCCGAAGTAAACAACAAAGATGCCAAATTTGAACAGATGCAGATAGAGTTCTTGGATCCTGGTacaa ATTCAGCAGAATCCCAACAAATTGCACAGTTCCAGGTCCTCTACAAGGCTCGAGGAAGACAGCTTGAAGAACTTCAGCAAAAGCTGGAAGACTGTAGCCGAGACATGAGATACCTTAATCACCAGCTTGCTATAGCAAAGG atgaaAAGGAGGGTTTGGCTCTTACCCTGCAAGAATCTGGAAAGCTAATTAAAGATGGAAAGGAAAAGGAGGTGCAATTATCAGGGCAGATTAAAGCCTTGGAGTTTCAAGTTCAAACCTTAACTGCCAATGAAGAAAAG aatttggaaaaacagaagGTGGCAGAGGCAGCCCTGGACAGTATGCAGCAGCAGATGATGGAGCTCTGCCGTTCAGAATCTCTTACTCGAGCCAGGGAGCAACACGAGAGCATCCTTGCAGCTTTAAAGGAAAAGCATGAAGACAAAGTGTTGGCTTTGCAGCAGAAACTAGATGCACAGAGCCATGCCTTAGAAGAGCAG AAAGAAACTTGTCATCGCCTTCGAGAACAGATAAAGCAACAAGAACGACAACAGGAAGAAGCCAAATTGGAGAAAGTTGAAATAATCAACAGACTCGCAAAGAGCTTGGAGGAAAGCCAGCAGCAGTGCACAAACCTGCTGCAGACAG GTACAGTGCAGGAGCTCAACCAACTGAGATTTCAGCTACAGCAAGCACAATCTGCTAAAAACATCAGTGACAGCATGAACAAGTCTTTGCAG GAAGAGCTTGGTGAATTAAAGGAACAAATAACTCTTTATGAATCTGCTGGTAAATTTGGAATTCTttctactgatccctgtggtgagTCAGAGGCCCCAATGTCTGATTCCTATGTGGAGCTGGGTATCAAGAACGTTAACTGgaaaaacacaaagtttaacAG caccTCATCTGTCGGAAGAACTGATAAGAGCATGTCCAAGGATGATATGATAATGGAACTTAAAGCTGAGCTGGAACGTTTCTTGGGCAGTTTTAAAGTCAAGAGACGAAAGATTACCCAGTTACAAGATGAACTCAAACAAACTCGGAGACAAATGCAAGAACTGAAAACTCAACTGGAGAAAGCTGAAAAGAATGCAAAAGATCATGAG gtgAGAGAAAACGGTTTGGAAAAACAACTGGAAACATCAGTCGCTGATAAGGCAGCGAAGGAGGAGGTGGAACGGCTTCAAAGTGAGAACCAAGCCTTGCAGCAGGTTATTGAG AAACTAAAACATCAGATCAAGGAACTGAGAAATAGCAAAGAGACGCTTAAATCGGCAAaccaggagctgtgcaccgaaaTGAGAAAGATGATGCAGGATTTCGACCAGGATAAGCAAGAGACCACTGAAAG gTATGAAAAAACACACCAGCAGCACCGTGAGGATATTGTAAGTCATTTGCGTGGAGAGTTATTACAGAAGCATGCGCTTGAGAAAGAGCAGCTGACGCAGCTTTATGAAGAAAAGATACATTATTTGGA gATAAAACTATCTGATCTTAATCAGGAGATGGTTGGAGTACAAGAATGCTACATTACTGTCTGCAAGGAAAAGAACTTATTGGAAGAAGATTTAAGAGGGAAACTGGAACAAGAGATGGCATTAAAAGAGAATGAG TTAAAGAAGCAATTCtctgaagaaaataaacattccTTAGAAAGTTTCAAGTCTGAATTGGAAGAAAAGCACAGGATCTTCAAAGCAACAACAAAGGACCAGTTGATGAAGGAGATGAAAGCTGATCTCAAACAGCAGGTTAATACACAGGTGGCATTAGCGAAAGTTTCCTGGCAAGATGAGCAGAAGCAG GTGGAAGAAGCAGCCATTCTAAAAGCTGTGCACAAAGTCGAAGAGGAGTGGAGCCAGCGGTTACAAAAATCTATCAACGATATAAAACATGAGCGTTTAACAGATAAACGAGTGCAAGGTTGCCAGACAGAACAGTCTTCTGATGCAGGTGGAATTCCAGAAGAGGATATggaagaaaaaatgaaagcacAGAGACTGAAATTGCAACAAGAAGCAGAAGCGTGTCAAGCTATAGCTGTTAGGGAGGCtatgaaaaaaacacaaggtGAACTGGAAAAGAAACACCAAGAAAATGTTGCAAAACAG GTAGAAACAGCTGTGTCCAATGCTTATACTCGCTGGTGTAATGAGTTAAATGCCCTTCCAGAGTACAAAGCCAGTCTCCAGTCAGAGAAAGAAAAGTGGGAGAAAGAACATGAACAGGATGTAGCCAAACGG aTATCAGCAGTGCTCAAAGCAGCTGAAGAAAGATGGAAGAAAACCCACCTTAAAGAAATTGATAGGATGGAAGCAAGTGCTAAAAATACAGAAGAGAAGGCATTGTCTCTCCAGAGAAAATTAGACCATCAAAAGGAAGAGGAAGCTGCCCTCATAAAGGCAGAGTTGGCCAAGGCCCATGCACAGTGGAACAGGGAGAAACGAGAGGAAATTAACAAAATTCATGAAGCTAATGAAAAAGATTATCGAGCCTTTTTGGAAGAGCATCGTAGTAAATTAAATGAAGTGGTCGCAGTAGCCAAGGAAGACTTTGAAAGGCAGAAAAAAGAATTGATAATCAGAAAAGAGACTGATTTCAAGCAGATTCTCGATAGACAACAGAAAGAATGGTCAACACAGCAAGCGGAGAAAATTGAGAGAGAGAAACGTCAAAATGAGGATGAAATTCTCATTGAGCTTGAGGTTTTGCTTGGTGAAATCAAGGAGCTACTAGTTAAAGATCCTAATAGCCAGTCCCAAGCACCTGACAAATCATCAAGCACTCCAAAACAAGCACACAATCAGTACTTTGGAAAATTAAAAGCATGTTTGGTGTCGACATGCAAAGATGTTGTTTCCAAAGTGATGGATGTCTCCAAACAAGAATGGGAAAAG aaaagtgAGGAAAAGCTACGCTGTGCTCTAACAGAAGAGAAACTTCGTCATGAACAAGAAATGAAAGCAAAAGAAGAACTTGGAATTCATCATAATG GTCAAGAGCAAGAAAATGAACTGCTCTCCTGCAGTAAGCATTGCATTCAGAAGCTtgaaaaatcacaaaaacaatgTCATGATCTACGAAGAAACCTGGAGAAAGCTTGCAGGCAGCTTCAGCAGACTGTACGAGAGAACAAGGCTAATGTGCATAAAATAAAAG AGTATGAAGAGACCATTAAGAAAGAAAGGGAAGAAGGTTTAAGAAGACTTCAAGAAGTGAAGGCATCTGGGAAAACTGCAGCCACTGG GTCACAAACCGAAGACAAGTCTGAGCCCTGCATTCAAGAAGGGTTAGAAGAAATCCGGGAACAATATTTGAGAGCTGTTTGCAAAATTAGAG GGGACATGCTTCGGTATATCCAAGAAAGCAAGACGAGAGCAGCTGAAATGATAAGAGTGGAGGTATTAAGGGAGCGACAAGAAACTGCTCGGAAAATGCGAACATACTATTTGACCTGTTTGCAGCAACTGTTGGAAGATGGTGGAAAGAAAGAAGG tgcGGAAAAGAAAATTATGAATGCTGCTAGCAAACTAGCTGCAATGGCAAAAGTGTTGGAAACGCCTGCTCCTAATAGAAAGTGCAATAAAAAGGATGTTGTGACAG GTTCTGTAAGAAGATCTGAATCTGCTGCAGTGAACACCAAAATCTTTGAGGAAAACACTCTCTGTGCTCTGTTAGACCACAAACCAAAACACTCTGCAAGCAAATTACCAAGCATGGATACTGATCAACCAAACGCCCAGGCTGCTGATAAGGACACATTGCATAGCCATTTTGTACAACGTGGTAATGTTACAGCCACAGAAAGAAATGTATCCAAAGCTATCTCGGCACAAGTTGAAAGGAATGATGTGCTTAGTGGTGTTGACCAAACAGGTGTATTTCCACATTTCAAAGATGTAAACAGAAAACTGTACAGTTCAGCTGGACAAAAAAGCAAGGACATTACTTGCAATTCTGCTGTCTACCATTCTCAAGTGAGTTTCGGCCATGCACATCTACTCAACACTGTTGATAGTTTTGGTGATACAGTATCCACACAATTAACTCTTAGAAATCAAAGCAAGGATATGGTGCCAAAGGGACTTGACCACTGCCAATCAGAAAACTGTTTTGCTGCTGAATCTATGAGCAGTCTGTTTGATGTTCAGGAAACCCCTGTTAGAGATGGTGGTCCAAGTGATTGGAGTTCAGTAAGTTTAGGTACGAAACTGGAGAGCAACTTTCCACTATCTAATTATTCTGCTAATAAAACAGAACCCACAAGAAAGCACACCACAGATATACCTCCTTCTGTTTCATCTGTTTTCAATACTGATGATGTTTATACGTCTGGGACAGAGTTTGTAGCTGAATCTCATTCTGTCATTCCAAAATGTGTGCCAGATGTGCTCTCCAAGCCAAAATCAAAGACCTATCAAGACCCCAATGCAGTTGGACTCAACTTGCCTTTTACTAAAAAAAGAGAACCTATTCCAGGTTCTGAGAGAGAAAAGGTGTACAGATTGTATCCAAAGAATTTATTTTCAGAAGTAACAGCTGCTCAACAGGACAGTGGATTTGATAGTCCACTTCTGCAGAAATAA
- the LOC117429070 gene encoding centrosomal protein of 152 kDa-like isoform X2, which translates to MSIDFDSAALQTQHEEEEYDREDYAREQELHKLLTDLPDDMLEDSRDVSSPELNYSVCSANGISGRPPQTWDLNNRQGVINTGGVDYEDGYIQDQYHEEYFNRNDNEHVNGHVNHAELHGNGWSEQQEGEDAHGYMYNHMGYEYLNTDAQDAAGSKDYSIDERFEQDPYVQTNPYHPPGTYQQHTGEEYNHDDQNVQRQQYQGFIATGNVGDKPMDGYKVNYNRYLPAVQPKTFNAEVNNKDAKFEQMQIEFLDPGTNSAESQQIAQFQVLYKARGRQLEELQQKLEDCSRDMRYLNHQLAIAKDEKEGLALTLQESGKLIKDGKEKEVQLSGQIKALEFQVQTLTANEEKNLEKQKVAEAALDSMQQQMMELCRSESLTRAREQHESILAALKEKHEDKVLALQQKLDAQSHALEEQKETCHRLREQIKQQERQQEEAKLEKVEIINRLAKSLEESQQQCTNLLQTGTVQELNQLRFQLQQAQSAKNISDSMNKSLQEELGELKEQITLYESAGKFGILSTDPCGESEAPMSDSYVELGIKNVNWKNTKFNSTSSVGRTDKSMSKDDMIMELKAELERFLGSFKVKRRKITQLQDELKQTRRQMQELKTQLEKAEKNAKDHEVRENGLEKQLETSVADKAAKEEVERLQSENQALQQVIEKLKHQIKELRNSKETLKSANQELCTEMRKMMQDFDQDKQETTERYEKTHQQHREDIVSHLRGELLQKHALEKEQLTQLYEEKIHYLEIKLSDLNQEMVGVQECYITVCKEKNLLEEDLRGKLEQEMALKENELKKQFSEENKHSLESFKSELEEKHRIFKATTKDQLMKEMKADLKQQVEEAAILKAVHKVEEEWSQRLQKSINDIKHERLTDKRVQGCQTEQSSDAGGIPEEDMEEKMKAQRLKLQQEAEACQAIAVREAMKKTQGELEKKHQENVAKQVETAVSNAYTRWCNELNALPEYKASLQSEKEKWEKEHEQDVAKRISAVLKAAEERWKKTHLKEIDRMEASAKNTEEKALSLQRKLDHQKEEEAALIKAELAKAHAQWNREKREEINKIHEANEKDYRAFLEEHRSKLNEVVAVAKEDFERQKKELIIRKETDFKQILDRQQKEWSTQQAEKIEREKRQNEDEILIELEVLLGEIKELLVKDPNSQSQAPDKSSSTPKQAHNQYFGKLKACLVSTCKDVVSKVMDVSKQEWEKKSEEKLRCALTEEKLRHEQEMKAKEELGIHHNGQEQENELLSCSKHCIQKLEKSQKQCHDLRRNLEKACRQLQQTVRENKANVHKIKEYEETIKKEREEGLRRLQEVKASGKTAATGSQTEDKSEPCIQEGLEEIREQYLRAVCKIRGDMLRYIQESKTRAAEMIRVEVLRERQETARKMRTYYLTCLQQLLEDGGKKEGAEKKIMNAASKLAAMAKVLETPAPNRKCNKKDVVTGSVRRSESAAVNTKIFEENTLCALLDHKPKHSASKLPSMDTDQPNAQAADKDTLHSHFVQRGNVTATERNVSKAISAQVERNDVLSGVDQTGVFPHFKDVNRKLYSSAGQKSKDITCNSAVYHSQVSFGHAHLLNTVDSFGDTVSTQLTLRNQSKDMVPKGLDHCQSENCFAAESMSSLFDVQETPVRDGGPSDWSSVSLGTKLESNFPLSNYSANKTEPTRKHTTDIPPSVSSVFNTDDVYTSGTEFVAESHSVIPKCVPDVLSKPKSKTYQDPNAVGLNLPFTKKREPIPGSEREKVYRLYPKNLFSEVTAAQQDSGFDSPLLQK; encoded by the exons ATGTCAATAGACTTTGACAGCGCGGCCCTACAAACTCAGCATGAAGAAGAAGAATATGACAGAGAAGACTATGCCAGAGAACAGGAG CTGCACAAGTTGTTGACTGATCTTCCTGATGATATGCTGGAGGACAGCAGAGATGTGTCCTCTCCAGAGCTCAATTATTCTGTTTGCAGTGCAAACGGGATCTCGGGCAG acCTCCACAAACATGGGATTTGAATAATCGTCAAGGAGTAATTAACACTGGAGGAGTG GATTATGAGGATGGCTACATTCAGGACCAGTACCATGAAGAATACTTTAATAGGAATGATAACGAGCATGTTAATGGACATGTTAACCATGCTGAGCTGCATGGTAATGGATGGAGTGAACAGCAGGAAGGGGAAGATGCACACGGGTATATGTATAACCACATGGGTTATGAGTACCTCAACACAGATGCTCAAGATGCTGCTGGTAGCAAGGATTACAGTATAGATGAAAGATTTGAACAAGATCCATATGTCCAAACCAATCCATATCACCCTCCTGGAACATACCAACAACATACCGGGGAAGAGTATAATCATGATGATCAAAATGTTCAGAGACAGCAGTATCAG GGTTTTATTGCAACCGGCAATGTGGGTGACAAACCTATGGACGGCTACAAAGTCAACTATAACCGATATCTACCTGCAGTGCAGCCTAAAACCTTCAATGCCGAAGTAAACAACAAAGATGCCAAATTTGAACAGATGCAGATAGAGTTCTTGGATCCTGGTacaa ATTCAGCAGAATCCCAACAAATTGCACAGTTCCAGGTCCTCTACAAGGCTCGAGGAAGACAGCTTGAAGAACTTCAGCAAAAGCTGGAAGACTGTAGCCGAGACATGAGATACCTTAATCACCAGCTTGCTATAGCAAAGG atgaaAAGGAGGGTTTGGCTCTTACCCTGCAAGAATCTGGAAAGCTAATTAAAGATGGAAAGGAAAAGGAGGTGCAATTATCAGGGCAGATTAAAGCCTTGGAGTTTCAAGTTCAAACCTTAACTGCCAATGAAGAAAAG aatttggaaaaacagaagGTGGCAGAGGCAGCCCTGGACAGTATGCAGCAGCAGATGATGGAGCTCTGCCGTTCAGAATCTCTTACTCGAGCCAGGGAGCAACACGAGAGCATCCTTGCAGCTTTAAAGGAAAAGCATGAAGACAAAGTGTTGGCTTTGCAGCAGAAACTAGATGCACAGAGCCATGCCTTAGAAGAGCAG AAAGAAACTTGTCATCGCCTTCGAGAACAGATAAAGCAACAAGAACGACAACAGGAAGAAGCCAAATTGGAGAAAGTTGAAATAATCAACAGACTCGCAAAGAGCTTGGAGGAAAGCCAGCAGCAGTGCACAAACCTGCTGCAGACAG GTACAGTGCAGGAGCTCAACCAACTGAGATTTCAGCTACAGCAAGCACAATCTGCTAAAAACATCAGTGACAGCATGAACAAGTCTTTGCAG GAAGAGCTTGGTGAATTAAAGGAACAAATAACTCTTTATGAATCTGCTGGTAAATTTGGAATTCTttctactgatccctgtggtgagTCAGAGGCCCCAATGTCTGATTCCTATGTGGAGCTGGGTATCAAGAACGTTAACTGgaaaaacacaaagtttaacAG caccTCATCTGTCGGAAGAACTGATAAGAGCATGTCCAAGGATGATATGATAATGGAACTTAAAGCTGAGCTGGAACGTTTCTTGGGCAGTTTTAAAGTCAAGAGACGAAAGATTACCCAGTTACAAGATGAACTCAAACAAACTCGGAGACAAATGCAAGAACTGAAAACTCAACTGGAGAAAGCTGAAAAGAATGCAAAAGATCATGAG gtgAGAGAAAACGGTTTGGAAAAACAACTGGAAACATCAGTCGCTGATAAGGCAGCGAAGGAGGAGGTGGAACGGCTTCAAAGTGAGAACCAAGCCTTGCAGCAGGTTATTGAG AAACTAAAACATCAGATCAAGGAACTGAGAAATAGCAAAGAGACGCTTAAATCGGCAAaccaggagctgtgcaccgaaaTGAGAAAGATGATGCAGGATTTCGACCAGGATAAGCAAGAGACCACTGAAAG gTATGAAAAAACACACCAGCAGCACCGTGAGGATATTGTAAGTCATTTGCGTGGAGAGTTATTACAGAAGCATGCGCTTGAGAAAGAGCAGCTGACGCAGCTTTATGAAGAAAAGATACATTATTTGGA gATAAAACTATCTGATCTTAATCAGGAGATGGTTGGAGTACAAGAATGCTACATTACTGTCTGCAAGGAAAAGAACTTATTGGAAGAAGATTTAAGAGGGAAACTGGAACAAGAGATGGCATTAAAAGAGAATGAG TTAAAGAAGCAATTCtctgaagaaaataaacattccTTAGAAAGTTTCAAGTCTGAATTGGAAGAAAAGCACAGGATCTTCAAAGCAACAACAAAGGACCAGTTGATGAAGGAGATGAAAGCTGATCTCAAACAGCAG GTGGAAGAAGCAGCCATTCTAAAAGCTGTGCACAAAGTCGAAGAGGAGTGGAGCCAGCGGTTACAAAAATCTATCAACGATATAAAACATGAGCGTTTAACAGATAAACGAGTGCAAGGTTGCCAGACAGAACAGTCTTCTGATGCAGGTGGAATTCCAGAAGAGGATATggaagaaaaaatgaaagcacAGAGACTGAAATTGCAACAAGAAGCAGAAGCGTGTCAAGCTATAGCTGTTAGGGAGGCtatgaaaaaaacacaaggtGAACTGGAAAAGAAACACCAAGAAAATGTTGCAAAACAG GTAGAAACAGCTGTGTCCAATGCTTATACTCGCTGGTGTAATGAGTTAAATGCCCTTCCAGAGTACAAAGCCAGTCTCCAGTCAGAGAAAGAAAAGTGGGAGAAAGAACATGAACAGGATGTAGCCAAACGG aTATCAGCAGTGCTCAAAGCAGCTGAAGAAAGATGGAAGAAAACCCACCTTAAAGAAATTGATAGGATGGAAGCAAGTGCTAAAAATACAGAAGAGAAGGCATTGTCTCTCCAGAGAAAATTAGACCATCAAAAGGAAGAGGAAGCTGCCCTCATAAAGGCAGAGTTGGCCAAGGCCCATGCACAGTGGAACAGGGAGAAACGAGAGGAAATTAACAAAATTCATGAAGCTAATGAAAAAGATTATCGAGCCTTTTTGGAAGAGCATCGTAGTAAATTAAATGAAGTGGTCGCAGTAGCCAAGGAAGACTTTGAAAGGCAGAAAAAAGAATTGATAATCAGAAAAGAGACTGATTTCAAGCAGATTCTCGATAGACAACAGAAAGAATGGTCAACACAGCAAGCGGAGAAAATTGAGAGAGAGAAACGTCAAAATGAGGATGAAATTCTCATTGAGCTTGAGGTTTTGCTTGGTGAAATCAAGGAGCTACTAGTTAAAGATCCTAATAGCCAGTCCCAAGCACCTGACAAATCATCAAGCACTCCAAAACAAGCACACAATCAGTACTTTGGAAAATTAAAAGCATGTTTGGTGTCGACATGCAAAGATGTTGTTTCCAAAGTGATGGATGTCTCCAAACAAGAATGGGAAAAG aaaagtgAGGAAAAGCTACGCTGTGCTCTAACAGAAGAGAAACTTCGTCATGAACAAGAAATGAAAGCAAAAGAAGAACTTGGAATTCATCATAATG GTCAAGAGCAAGAAAATGAACTGCTCTCCTGCAGTAAGCATTGCATTCAGAAGCTtgaaaaatcacaaaaacaatgTCATGATCTACGAAGAAACCTGGAGAAAGCTTGCAGGCAGCTTCAGCAGACTGTACGAGAGAACAAGGCTAATGTGCATAAAATAAAAG AGTATGAAGAGACCATTAAGAAAGAAAGGGAAGAAGGTTTAAGAAGACTTCAAGAAGTGAAGGCATCTGGGAAAACTGCAGCCACTGG GTCACAAACCGAAGACAAGTCTGAGCCCTGCATTCAAGAAGGGTTAGAAGAAATCCGGGAACAATATTTGAGAGCTGTTTGCAAAATTAGAG GGGACATGCTTCGGTATATCCAAGAAAGCAAGACGAGAGCAGCTGAAATGATAAGAGTGGAGGTATTAAGGGAGCGACAAGAAACTGCTCGGAAAATGCGAACATACTATTTGACCTGTTTGCAGCAACTGTTGGAAGATGGTGGAAAGAAAGAAGG tgcGGAAAAGAAAATTATGAATGCTGCTAGCAAACTAGCTGCAATGGCAAAAGTGTTGGAAACGCCTGCTCCTAATAGAAAGTGCAATAAAAAGGATGTTGTGACAG GTTCTGTAAGAAGATCTGAATCTGCTGCAGTGAACACCAAAATCTTTGAGGAAAACACTCTCTGTGCTCTGTTAGACCACAAACCAAAACACTCTGCAAGCAAATTACCAAGCATGGATACTGATCAACCAAACGCCCAGGCTGCTGATAAGGACACATTGCATAGCCATTTTGTACAACGTGGTAATGTTACAGCCACAGAAAGAAATGTATCCAAAGCTATCTCGGCACAAGTTGAAAGGAATGATGTGCTTAGTGGTGTTGACCAAACAGGTGTATTTCCACATTTCAAAGATGTAAACAGAAAACTGTACAGTTCAGCTGGACAAAAAAGCAAGGACATTACTTGCAATTCTGCTGTCTACCATTCTCAAGTGAGTTTCGGCCATGCACATCTACTCAACACTGTTGATAGTTTTGGTGATACAGTATCCACACAATTAACTCTTAGAAATCAAAGCAAGGATATGGTGCCAAAGGGACTTGACCACTGCCAATCAGAAAACTGTTTTGCTGCTGAATCTATGAGCAGTCTGTTTGATGTTCAGGAAACCCCTGTTAGAGATGGTGGTCCAAGTGATTGGAGTTCAGTAAGTTTAGGTACGAAACTGGAGAGCAACTTTCCACTATCTAATTATTCTGCTAATAAAACAGAACCCACAAGAAAGCACACCACAGATATACCTCCTTCTGTTTCATCTGTTTTCAATACTGATGATGTTTATACGTCTGGGACAGAGTTTGTAGCTGAATCTCATTCTGTCATTCCAAAATGTGTGCCAGATGTGCTCTCCAAGCCAAAATCAAAGACCTATCAAGACCCCAATGCAGTTGGACTCAACTTGCCTTTTACTAAAAAAAGAGAACCTATTCCAGGTTCTGAGAGAGAAAAGGTGTACAGATTGTATCCAAAGAATTTATTTTCAGAAGTAACAGCTGCTCAACAGGACAGTGGATTTGATAGTCCACTTCTGCAGAAATAA